From a region of the Podospora pseudopauciseta strain CBS 411.78 chromosome 7 map unlocalized CBS411.78m_7, whole genome shotgun sequence genome:
- a CDS encoding uncharacterized protein (EggNog:ENOG503P9A3), with the protein MRAALSLLALAATTLGANIPRGKKWETVVTEVVVTYTTVCPVTETYTKPGHTYTTTYTTTSTVKTVKPTTIVVTETGPAVTKTADEVVYTTLTSLCPVTETTVVDGSTVEVTWTSTSTIIKVAPTEVVVTQTAPPVTKTNAAVVVTTLTELCPVTETTVVDGSTIEITWTSTSTIVTKVAQTETVYTTSLVTEYETTDVYETVTCPETTYTTVIEGETVKVTKTNTITKAVTDVHYVTEIIPVTITEQVDYIATVPVTDRKTVTGYSTVVVSASNIIYTSEPLPPTTIIIPTSVTAAPIPTTTPNNGTAPIQTAGANVNNKAPAAAFIAGLFGALAML; encoded by the exons ATGAGAGCAGCTctttccctcctcgccctcgcggCCACCACCCTTGGCGCCAACATCCCCCGGGGTAAGAAGTGGGAGACCGTGGTCACCGAGGTTGTCGTGACCTACACTACCGTCTGCCCCGTCACCGAGACCTACACCAAGCCTGGTCACacatacaccaccacctacaccaccaccagcaccgtcAAGACCGTCAAGCCCACAACAATTGTGGTTACCGAGACTGGCCCTGCTGTGACCAAGACTGCCGATGAGGTCGTCTACACCACTCTCACTTCCCTCTGCCCTGTCACTGAGACCACTGTCGTCGATGGCTCTACTGTCGAGGTGACCTGGACCTCCActtccaccatcatcaaggtTGCTCCCACCGAGGTTGTTGTTACCCAGACTGCTCCTCCAGTGACCAAGACCAACGCTGCTGTCGTTGTTACCACTCTCACTGAGCTCTGCCCTGTCACTGAGACCACTGTTGTCGATGGCTCCACCATCGAGATCACCTGGACCTCGACTTCGACCATTGTCACCAAGGTTGCCCAGACCGAGACTGTCTACACCACGTCCCTGGTCACCGAGTATGAGACTACTGATGTCTACGAGACTGTCACCTGCCCCGAGACCACCTACACCACTGTCATCGAGGGCGAGACTGTCAAGGTCACCAAGACCAACAC TATCACCAAGGCTGTCACTGATGTTCACTATGTGACTGAGATCATCCCGGTCACCATCACGGAGCAGGTCGATTACATTGCCACTGTTCCCGTCACTGACCGCAAGACTGTCACCGGTTACTCCACCGTTGTCGTCTCGGCCAGCAACATCATCTACACCTCGGAGCCCCTGCCTCctaccaccatcatcatccccacctCGGTCACCGCTGCCCCCATCcctaccaccactcccaaCAACGGCACCGCCCCCATTCAGACTGCCGGTGCcaacgtcaacaacaagGCCCCTGCCGCGGCCTTCATTGCTGGTCTCTTTGGTGCTCTTGCCATGCTCTGA
- a CDS encoding uncharacterized protein (EggNog:ENOG503P0KX), whose amino-acid sequence MFVVFGFEFCYPTYDCSSCSLPDGAITVATSNAVITRALLLLLDILSRLERKDALDHDQSPSDFQHWFQHLFSLRECHPYNPFPPGKRLKERFSDWFGFVDSQFSIKHNTDETHCIRNGALRYSDCPDGARQHYGCVETCWASTTGLLPVMEPVANARHSQGSRSSLASLFGGSVIESYLRMLSVKSSQKVLSVWRICGLKKLVKTGFPSTLRRLSIFKDFDRRHESFTRPSRLALGRVLKKASRELEVLAEAEVFFEKSPKLRYGPELSPQRPNLRRLALTTAELHPEKLNSTMNRFLGLPIQAVSWMPKLAIMEIGNSEEWTEEKGHAYIFRYNFNERDGPMVTWSSTWPAEKGLVLSPDLIQKWQVITSHTSHQLKVERKPLVGVGLEWPYQLSCVHVAVVPWLLLKKDVLSGLSRFQFISESHSRFRDRELC is encoded by the exons ATGTTCGTGGTCTTTGGCTTCGAATTCTGTTACCCAACATATGATTGCAGTTCGTGCTCCTTGCCAGATGGTGCTATCACCGTAGCCACCAGCAATGCCGTCATAACCAGAGCTCTGCTGTTATTGCTGGATATCCTATCGCGGTTGGAGAGGAAAGATGCGCTCGACCACGACCAG TCACCAAGTGATTTCCAACACTGGTTTCAGCACCTATTTTCTCTGCGGGAATGCCATCCTTACAATCCGTTTCCCCCAGGGAAACGGCTCAAGGAACGATTTAGCGACTGGTTCGGTTTTGTTGACAGCCAGTTTTCCATCAAGCATAACACTGATGAGACACATTGCATTCGTAACGGTGCGCTGAGATACTCGGATTGTCCCGATGGGGCAAGGCAACACTACGGCTGTGTGGAAACTTGTTGGGCCTCAACTACAGGATTGCTCCCCGTCATGGAACCCGTCGCAAACGCAAGACATTCCCAAGGGTCGAGATCGTCACTGGCCTCGCTTTTCGGCGGCAGTGTTATTGAAAGCTATCTTCGAATGTTGTCAGTAAAGTCATCACAGAAAGTTTTGTCTGTTTGGAGGATATGCGGG CTCAAAAAGCTTGTTAAGACTGGTTTCCCGAGTACGCTTAGGCGGCTCAGTATATTCAAAGACTTTGACCGACGACATGAAAGTTTCACAAGGCCATCGAGATTAGCCCTGGGCCGCGTCCTCAAGAAAGCAAGCCGCGAACTTGAAGTTCTGGCCG AAGCGGAGGTTTTCTTTGAAAAGTCCCCTAAACTTCGGTATGGACCAGAACTGTCCCCTCAGAGGCCCAATCTTCGTCGCCTCGCGCTGACCACAGCCGAACTTCATCCCGAGAAACTCAATAGCACAATGAACAGGTTCCTTGGACTACCCATCCAAGCGGTCAGCTGGATGCCAAAGTTGGCGATAATGGAGATTGGGAATAGCGAGGAGTGGACCGAAGAAAAGGGACATGCCTATATTTTTCGCTACAACTTCAACGAGAGGGATGGACCGATGGTAACGTGGTCTAGCACTTGGCCAGCCGAAAAGGGGCTCGTGCTGAGCCCGGATTTGATTCAAAAGTGGCAGGTTATAACGTCGCATACCAGTCACCAGCTTAAAGTTGAGAGAAAGCCTTTGGTCGGTGTAGGACTGGAATGGCCCTACCAACTATCGTGTGTCCATGTGGCTGTCGTCCCCTGGCTTCTTCTCAAGAAGGACGTTCTAAGCGGATTGTCCAGATTTCAGTTCATCAGCGAGTCGCACTCACGCTTTCGGGATAGGGAGTTGTGTTGA